One Plasmodium cynomolgi strain B DNA, chromosome 12, whole genome shotgun sequence genomic region harbors:
- a CDS encoding phosphoethanolamine N-methyltransferase (putative) gives MDGEAVDIKYLENNQYSDEGIIKSDYISSGGIIATKKILSDICLEANSKVLDIGSGLGGGCKYINEKYGAHVHGVDICEKMVTIAKLRNKDKAKVEFEAMDILKKDFPESTFDMIYSRDSILHLPYSDKKILFEKCYKWLKPNGILLITDYCADKIEKWDEEFKAYINQRKYTLMPIQDYGDLIKSCKFQNVEAKDISDYWLELLQLELNKLEEKKDEFLKAYSIKEYDSLKEGWTRKIKDTKRGLQKWGYFKAQKMI, from the exons atggatggCGAAGCAGTAGATATCAAATACCTAGAGAACAACCAATACTCTGATGAAGGTATTATCAAATC GGATTACATTTCCTCTGGAGGAATAATCGCAACAAAGAAAATCTTGAGCGACATATGTTTGGAAGCAAATTCGAAAGTACTAG ACATCGGCTCCGGCCTGGGTGGCGGCTGCAAATACATAAATGAGAAGTACGGTGCGCATGTGCACGGAGTGGACATTTGCGAAAAGATGGTCACCATCGCCAAGCTAAGAAATAAAGATAAAGCAAAAGTCGAATTTGAAGCAATGgatattctaaaaaaagaCTTCCCAGAAAGTACTTTCGACATGATATACAGCAGAgactccattttgcatttacCCTATTccgacaaaaaaatattatttgaaaaatgttACAAGTGGCTAAAACCAAATGGAATTCTTTTGATAACTGACTACTGTGCTGATAAGATAGAAAAATGGGACGAAGAATTCAAGGCCTACATTAATCAGAGAAAGTATACCCTCATGCCTATCCAAGATTATGGAGATTTGATTAAGTCCTGTAAGTTCCAAAATGTGGAGGCAAAGGATATAAGCGATTACTGGCTGGAGTTACTACAATTGGAACTTAACaaattggaggaaaaaaaagacgagtTCTTGAAGGCGTATTCCATTAAGGAGTATGACTCCTTGAAGGAAGGATGGACCAGAAAGATTAAGGACACAAAGAGGGGTCTGCAAAAGTGGGGCTACTTCAAGGCTCAGAAGATGATCTGA